A region from the Rheinheimera mangrovi genome encodes:
- the tmk gene encoding dTMP kinase → MTTLGRFIVVEGLEGAGKTSAIRTIQQWLNEHHIKFISTREPGGTPLAEQIRTLVKQVQDELVAPETELLLMYASRVQLVKTVIQPALQQGCWVLGDRHDLSSRAYQGGGRQLDESLINSIRQVVLGDLKPDLTLYLDIDPAIGLQRAQARGELDRIEQEQLAFFQRTRAKYLQIAATEANIVTIDASQSMEQVQQQILNALQQAYQSGSLNPGLLSDV, encoded by the coding sequence ATGACAACTTTAGGTCGTTTTATTGTGGTGGAAGGGCTGGAAGGCGCAGGTAAAACCAGCGCTATCCGTACTATCCAGCAATGGCTGAACGAACATCACATCAAGTTTATCAGCACCCGTGAACCAGGCGGCACTCCTTTAGCCGAACAAATCCGCACCCTCGTCAAGCAGGTGCAGGATGAATTAGTTGCGCCAGAAACCGAGTTATTACTAATGTATGCATCCCGTGTGCAGCTGGTAAAAACTGTGATCCAGCCTGCATTACAGCAAGGCTGCTGGGTGCTGGGTGATCGTCACGATTTATCGTCCCGCGCTTATCAGGGGGGCGGTCGTCAACTGGATGAAAGTCTGATTAACAGCATTCGGCAGGTGGTATTGGGTGATTTAAAGCCGGATTTAACACTGTATTTAGATATAGACCCAGCTATAGGCTTACAACGTGCTCAGGCTCGCGGTGAATTGGATCGCATTGAGCAGGAGCAACTGGCGTTTTTCCAACGCACCCGGGCTAAGTATCTGCAAATCGCGGCCACTGAGGCCAATATAGTCACCATAGATGCCAGTCAGTCTATGGAGCAGGTGCAGCAACAAATACTGAATGCTCTGCAACAGGCTTATCAAAGCGGCTCCTTAAACCCAGGTCTACTCTCTGATGTCTGA